A stretch of Ipomoea triloba cultivar NCNSP0323 chromosome 13, ASM357664v1 DNA encodes these proteins:
- the LOC116002009 gene encoding rosmarinate synthase — translation MSECIATKLQIEAMQTVMPLKPTDPRHSRRVSVPEKHGPGSSFRRRLHMILCYNKASDDESGWIVAGWIKESLGRALIENPVLAGRLRKGEDDDGDMEIVSNDCGVRMLEAQINITLAQFLHLKHKRVAESELVFWEDVQESTPQYSPLFYIQVTNFNCGGYSIGISCSLFLADPFSMTSFLNKWSKIHCTMLSQADKPNKIPTFYFPNLRKPGTLPAHVPLDSSSTNDHPAATTRTVIFRLPTKISNSDKEIHKTLAAKCIEEAENKTSKRLSSRFTMFLKDSMEDVKVESWLREDVFQKPFSGLISGVDSLSWEDLGIDKICFKEDTKAVYFSCWISSIFGEDFVMIVPSPDDDEGRSGHNIIVTISD, via the exons ATGAGTGAGTGCATTGCAACAAAACTGCAGATTGAGGCAATGCAGACAGTAATGCCTCTGAAGCCAACTGATCCTCGGCACTCCCGCCGTGTTTCAGTCCCGGAAAAGCACGGCCCCGGCAGCAGCTTCCGGCGGCGGCTCCACATGATACTGTGCTACAACAAGGCCTCCGACGATGAGTCAGGGTGGATAGTAGCTGGTTGGATCAAGGAATCACTTGGAAGGGCACTTATTGAGAACCCAGTGCTTGCTGGCAGACTGAGAAAAGGGGAAGATGATGATGGGGATATGGAGATTGTTTCAAATGATTGTGGGGTTAGAATGTTGGAGGCTCAGATCAACATCACCTTGGCTCAGTTTCTTCACCTCAAACACAAGAGAGTTGCAGAATCTGAGCTTGTGTTTTGGGAGGATGTTCAAGAGTCAACCCCTCAGTACTCTCCATTGTTTTACATTCAG GTAACAAATTTCAACTGTGGTGGATACTCAATAGGGATAAGTTGCAGCCTATTTCTGGCAGATCCATTTAGCATGACAAGTTTCCTCAATAAATGGTCAAAAATTCACTgcaccatgctctcacaagctgATAAACCCAACAAAATCCCTACGTTTTATTTCCCAAACCTCAGAAAACCTGGTACTTTACCCGCTCATGTTCCCCTGGACTCCTCATCTACTAATGATCACCCTGCAGCTACTACCAGAACTGTAATCTTCAGGCTCCCCACAAAGATCTCGAACTCAGACAAAGAAATCCACAAGACCCTTGCTGCAAAATGCATAGAAGAGGCTGAAAACAAGACTTCCAAGAGGCTGTCTTCGAGGTTCACTATGTTCTTGAAAGATTCCATGGAAGATGTAAAGGTGGAGAGCTGGTTAAGAGAAGATGTTTTTCAGAAGCCATTTTCCGGTTTAATCAGCGGAGTTGATTCGCTGAGCTGGGAAGATTTGGGGATTGACAAAATTTGCTTCAAAGAGGATACCAAGGCTGTCTATTTCTCATGTTGGATTAGCTCAATATTTGGTGAAGACTTTGTGATGATTGTTCCATCTCCTGATGATGATGAGGGAAGGTCTGGACACAATATTATTGTCACAATTTCTGATTAG